A single window of Anopheles moucheti chromosome 2, idAnoMoucSN_F20_07, whole genome shotgun sequence DNA harbors:
- the LOC128310715 gene encoding growth hormone secretagogue receptor type 1-like isoform X2 codes for MPQIPEYIRATSMVFCIIIMCLGVIGNIMVPIVILKTKDMRNSTNIFLTNLSIADLLVLLVCTPTVLVEVNSPPEVWVLGEEMCKAVPFVELTVAHASVLTILAISFERYYAICEPLKAGYVCTKTRALLICLAAWTVAAILTSPILFFAEYSVQPYLDGSRAAMCLTKASNGWTFTFFLMTISLFFVLPLAILVVLYAIIARNLIASDRSRLKIRLSKPELSHKARKQVVLMLGAVVLAFFTCLLPFRVLTLWIILVPEETFQQLAPERYYNLLYFSRIMLYLNSAVNPILYNLMSSKFRKGFLRLCSCTDCGPSGAHGRRKGRNRSATFTTTTTTTTTTTSSTFGGHPSAGLGCGFDPSTDGHPIDRKNGSRKLTLSLDDLRLQLPTERSSPPPPPSFYRLNLVRQYSSPLLAFSSPAPVRPPPCHRGAFKRQFNVTFDEPAALLATAEAEQLLLRIEHPEPDPDASVLLSRPQALRNPLRIKLPRFGARRPVANGDRRAATMKQLSLDESLLTAAIAGRKV; via the exons ATGCCCCAAATTCCCGAGTACATCCGGGCGACATCGATGGTGTTCTGCATCATTATCATGTGTCTCGGCGTTATCGGTAACATTATG GTCCCGATTGTCATACTCAAGACGAAGGATATGCGCAACTCGACCAACATCTTTCTCACCAATCTCAGCATCGCCGATCTGCTGGTTCTGCTCGTCTGCACACCAACCGTGCTGGTGGAGGTCAACTCACCACCGGAGGTTTGGGTACTCGGCGAGGAAATGT GCAAAGCGGTACCGTTCGTGGAACTAACGGTGGCGCACGCGAGTGTTCTAACGATTCTGGCAATATCCTTCGAGCGATACTACGCCATCTGTGAACCACTGAAGGCAGGATACGTCTGCACGAAGACGCGCGCCCTGCTAATCTGCCTCGCGGCCTGGACGGTCGCCGCCATCCTGACGAG TCCGATCCTTTTCTTCGCCGAGTACAGCGTGCAGCCGTACCTGGACGGGAGCCGGGCCGCCATGTGCCTAACGAAAGCGTCCAACGGCTGGACGTTCACCTTCTTCCTGATGACGATCTCGCTGTTCTTCGTGCTCCCGCTGGCCATTCTGGTCGTGCTGTACGCGATCATAGCCCGCAACCTCATCGCCAGCGATCGGTCGCGGCTAAAGATACGGCTAAGCAAACCCGAACTCAGCCACAAGGCACGCAAGCAGGTCGTGCTGATGTTGGGCGCGGTGGTGCTCGCGTTCTTCACCTGTCTGCTGCCGTTCCGCGTGCTGACCCTGTGGATCATACTCGTGCCGGAGGAAACGTTCCAGCAGCTAGCGCCCGAGCGCTATTACAACCTGCTGTACTTTAGCCGCATCATGCTCTACCTCAACTCCGCCGTCAACCCGATCCTGTACAATCTGATGTCGTCCAAGTTCCGCAAAGGGTTTCTGCGGCTGTGCAGCTGCACGGACTGTGGCCCGAGCGGAGCGCACGGTCGCCGAAAGGGTCGCAATAGGTCCGCCACCTTTACCACCACGACCACCACaaccacgacgacgacgagttCCACCTTCGGTGGACACCCGTCGGCGGGACTCGGGTGCGGGTTCGACCCGAGCACGGACGGCCACCCAATCGACCGGAAGAATGGGTCGAGAAAGCTCACATTATCGTTGGACGATTTGCGCCTTCAGCTGCCGACGGAAAGGTCCTCACCGCCACCCCCGCCGTCCTTCTACCGTCTCAATCTGGTCCGGCAGTACTCGAGTCCGCTGCTTGCCTTCTCTTCGCCGGCCCCTGTCCGACCACCGCCGTGCCACCGTGGCGCATTTAAGCGTCAGTTTAACGTGACCTTCGACGAACCGGCCGCACTGCTTGCGACGGCCGAAGCCGAACAGCTACTGCTACGCATCGAACATCCCGAGCCGGATCCCGATGCATCGGTGCTATTATCCCGCCCCCAAGCATTGCGTAATCCGCTCCGGATCAAGCTGCCACGGTTCGGTGCCCGCCGGCCGGTAGCGAACGGTGATCGGCGGGCGGCCACGATGAAGCAGCTGTCGCTGGACGAAAGTTTACTGACGGCGGCGATTGCTGGGCGAAAAGTTTGA